DNA from Gloeocapsa sp. PCC 73106:
AAACACGAGCTAAACCCCATAAAAAGGCGATCGCTAGGAGTTGTTTTTCTCCAGCAGAAAGGCGATGTTTAGGAACAACTTTACCCTGAAAATCATAGAGAGAGAGGGCGAAATTATTGCTGTCGATGGCGATGCGATGAACTAAATCGGATTTGTGCAAGAGATAGCGGAAACATTCGGTTACCTCTTCTTCTAGTTTGTTTAATTTTTTGAGGGTGAGATGATCGCGAAATAGTTGCAGAGTCTGTTTAACCTTGGCTGCTGATTGAATGATGTGTTCGTTATTTTGATGGGCTAGGCTTTGTTCGGTATATAATTCTAGTTCTTTTTTGCTCTGGGCGATCGCTTTATTGGCTTCTTCAATGCGACGTCTTCCAATTTCATAAGCGGTTTGAACGTCTAGTAATTCTTTTTCTGCTATCTTCAAGGAATAATCGAGTTTTTCATAAGCTTCGGGGGAAGCAGCTACCGCTAACTGTCTCTCGTAGCTATCAATTTCGCTTTCTAGCTGCACTAGTTGTGCTAAGGTTGCTGTAGCTTGATTAAGTTGCTGGGGTAGATCAGTTGCTAAACTCTTTTCTAATTGTTTTAACTCTTCTGGATCTAAATTTAACCAGGGGTTTTTACTATTTTCGAGCTTTTCCTGGATATCTTGGTTTTCTTTGGCGAGAAACTGCTGAATTTGAGCGACTTTATCCTCTATTATCTCTATTTCACTTAGATAAGCTAATAATTTTTCATCTCTTTTAGCTAAAACATCCCGAGTAATTTTCGCCTCTTGATAGTTTAATTCGTTTTGTGCTTGAATTTGCGCTTGTTTGAGTAGAGGTAAAACGAGTTGAAGGGGTAAAAATTCTGCACTCAATTGTCGTAATTGTTCCCGAGATTGGTCAACTGCGGTTTGAATATGCTTGATTTTGGTTTCTAACTCGCTTCTTTCTGCGGCTATTTTCCCTCCTTCTATTCTAAATTCTGTCCTCGCATCTCGATGATTTTGTTGTGCTTTGGTCAATTGTTGTTCTAATAACTCTAATTCCTCTCTAGCTATAACCGCGTTGTGCAATTGTTGCTGTAACTTAACTTCGATTCCTTCTAGAGTAGCTAATTGGCTTTGATTAGCTAAAGCTTTTCGTTTACGACTGACTAAGACGTCTAAATCTATCGCTAAGCGCTCGACTAATTCCAATCCCAACAGCGTGGAAATAGCGTTAATCACCGACTCGGGGGGTATATCTAATTCCGCTAATTCTTTGACTTGTTCACCATCGAATAAAAAGAGATTGGATATTCCTAAAGGAAGAATATTCTCAATATACTCATCCCAGGTATTAGCTAAAGCTGTATCGGGCCAATCGGCTTCTAATATCCCTAATTGATCTTTACCATCTTTGGGGGGTTTTGTCCAAGTTCTGACGACTCTTAAATCTACCAGGCGATCGTGACGTATATGTTCAAAAGCCAGTTCTAAACGAGTTGGTTCTGAGTCTAATATCTGGGAGTGAACGCATTGACTTAAGAACTCTCCATATCCTAGGTTACCACGAGTCGAGCATTGGGCGCGTTGTCCGTATAAAACTAAACGAATCGCATCCATCAGAGTGGTTTTTCCTCCTCCATTCATTCCCCCAAATAATATAATGGGGCGATCCACATCATCCTTTTGGGGTGTCAAATCAATGACGTGACGTCCTCTATAAGGACCAAAGTTTTGTAAGACTAGTTCACGAAAAATCATGTTGGTCTAAGTTTGGGGAGGAAATTTGAGTGTACCCCAAGTTAACTGTTTTACTGTCTCTACGTCTGCTTCTTCTACAGCGTTTTTCAGATTGCGTGTCAGATGGGCTTGATCTATGGCCTCTTGGCGATCGCGCGAACTGGTCGCAAAACACTTCTCTAAGGCTTCATAAATACCCACTCGTCGCGATTTAGTATAGTATTGTCTTTCTGTATCTAATAATCTCGCCATTAATTCTAAATGCATTGGATCCTCTCCACA
Protein-coding regions in this window:
- the dndD gene encoding DNA sulfur modification protein DndD; this encodes MIFRELVLQNFGPYRGRHVIDLTPQKDDVDRPIILFGGMNGGGKTTLMDAIRLVLYGQRAQCSTRGNLGYGEFLSQCVHSQILDSEPTRLELAFEHIRHDRLVDLRVVRTWTKPPKDGKDQLGILEADWPDTALANTWDEYIENILPLGISNLFLFDGEQVKELAELDIPPESVINAISTLLGLELVERLAIDLDVLVSRKRKALANQSQLATLEGIEVKLQQQLHNAVIAREELELLEQQLTKAQQNHRDARTEFRIEGGKIAAERSELETKIKHIQTAVDQSREQLRQLSAEFLPLQLVLPLLKQAQIQAQNELNYQEAKITRDVLAKRDEKLLAYLSEIEIIEDKVAQIQQFLAKENQDIQEKLENSKNPWLNLDPEELKQLEKSLATDLPQQLNQATATLAQLVQLESEIDSYERQLAVAASPEAYEKLDYSLKIAEKELLDVQTAYEIGRRRIEEANKAIAQSKKELELYTEQSLAHQNNEHIIQSAAKVKQTLQLFRDHLTLKKLNKLEEEVTECFRYLLHKSDLVHRIAIDSNNFALSLYDFQGKVVPKHRLSAGEKQLLAIAFLWGLARVSGRNLPIAIDTPLGRLDSSHRQNLLERYFPTASHQVILLSTDTEIGYAEVTMLRQTEAIAREYLLKYDPIQSLTQVQPGYFW